Proteins encoded within one genomic window of Fragaria vesca subsp. vesca linkage group LG1, FraVesHawaii_1.0, whole genome shotgun sequence:
- the LOC101312191 gene encoding UDP-galactose transporter 2-like — protein sequence MSASKGDRKATLDAASWLFNVVTSVGIIIVNKSLMAKHGFSFATTLTGLHFATTTLLTLVLKWLGYIQPSQLPVPELLKFVLFANFSIVGMNVSLMWNSVGFYQIAKLTMIPVSCFLEVVLDKVRYSRDTKLSITLVLLGVAVCTVTDVSVNAKGFIAASVAVWSTALQQYYVHHLQRKYSLSSFNLLGHTAPVQAASLLIVGPFVDFWLTGKTVYAYDYHFISVSLILLSCSIAVGTNLSQFICIGRFTAVSFQVLGHMKTILVLILGFIFFGKEGLNHQVVLGMFIAIMGMIWYGNASSKPGGKERRSTPSKSQKKGAVSESSEVDDKV from the exons ATGAGTGCCAGCAAAGGGGATAGGAAGGCGACTCTTGACGCAGCGTCGTGGCTGTTCAATGTGGTTACTTCTGTTGGAATCATCATTGTCAATAAATCGTTGATGGCTAAGCATGGTTTCAGTTTCG CCACAACATTAACGGGTCTGCATTTTGCCACAACAACCTTATTGACACTTGTCCTTAAGTGGCTGGGATACATCCAGCCTTCCCAATTACCAGTGCCCGAGCTTTTGAAGTTTGTTTTATTTGCGAATTTCTCCATAGTTGGGATGAATGTGAGCTTAATGTGGAACTCTGTTGGATTCTATCAG ATCGCGAAGCTGACTATGATCCCAGTATCATGTTTTCTAGAGGTTGTCTTGGACAAGGTGCGATACTCAAGGGATACGAAGCTTAGCATAACATTGGTTCTCCTTGGTGTTGCAGTTTGTACTGTTACTGATGTGAGTGTTAATGCCAAAGGTTTTATAGCTGCTTCAGTGGCAGTTTGGAGCACAGCCTTACAACAGTAT TATGTGCACCATCTTCAACGGAAGTATTCTCTAAGTTCTTTCAACCTTTTGGGACATACTGCACCAGTACAGGCTGCATCTTTGCTGATAGTGGGCCCCTTTGTGGACTTCTGGTTGACAGGCAAAACAGTTTATGCATATGACTATCATTTTATATCAGTG TCATTGATTCTCCTATCCTGCAGCATTGCGGTAGGAACCAACCTCAGCCAGTTCATATGCATCGGCAGATTTACTGCCGTGTCATTCCAAGTTCTGGGTCATATGAAGACAATTCTAGTCTTGATCTTAGGATTCATATTCTTTGGGAAAGAGGGTCTCAATCATCAAGTAGTATTAGGTATGTTCATTGCGATCATGGGAATGATATGGTATGGGAATGCCTCTTCCAAACCAGGAGGCAAGGAGCGTCGTTCCACTCCAAGCAAATCCCAGAAGAAAGGCGCTGTATCAGAGTCCTCAGAAGTGGATGACAAGGTATAG
- the LOC101312480 gene encoding systemin receptor SR160-like, which yields MKPHRPVSPPFFLLLLLLLFFLSATPSSSAAYKDSQNLLSFKYSLPKPTLLSNWLPDQNPCLFSGVFCKQTRVSSIDLSLIPLSTNLTVVSTFLMTIDSLQSLTLKTTALSGPVSFPAKSKCSPLLTSIDLAQNTLSGPISTLSNLGSCSGLKSLNLSSNLLDFNVKDSTPFGLSLHVLDLSFNKISGPAVPWILSNGCAELVQLVLKGNKITGDMSVSGCKKLEILDFSSNNFTLEIPSFGDCLVLDRLDISGNKLSGDVANALSSCSHLTFLNLSINHFSGQIPAVPAEKLKFLSLSGNEFQGTIPPSLLGSCESLLELDLSMNNLSGTVPDALSSCASLETLDISGNFFTGELPVETLLKLSKLKSVSLSLNDFVGTLPRSLSKLAHLESLDLSSNNFTGSVPSWLCEGPGNSWKELYLQNNKFGGTIPPSISNCTQLVALDLSFNYLTGTIPSSLGSLSKLRDLILWLNQLSGEIPQELMYLGSLENLILDFNELTGTIPVGLSNCTNLSWISLANNKLSGEIPAWIGKLPKLAILKLSNNSFYGNIPPELGDCKSLIWLDLNTNLLNGSIPPGLFKQSGNIAVNFVASKTYVYIKNDGSKECHGAGNLLEFAGIRQEQLTRLSTRNPCNFTRVYRGILQPTFNHNGTMIFLDISHNRLSGSIPKEIGSMYYLYILNLGHNNISGAIPEELGKLKDLNILDLSSNSLDGSIPQTLVGLSMLMEIDLSNNHLSGMIPDSGQFETFPAYRFMNNSDLCGYPLNPCGAASGANGNGHQKSHRQASLAGSVAMGLLFSLFCIFGLLIVLIETRKRRKKKDSSLDVYVDSRSHSGTAWKLTGAREALSINLSTFEKPLQKLTFADLLEATNGFHNDSLIGSGGFGDVYKAQLKDGSIVAIKKLIHISGQGDREFTAEMETIGKIKHRNLVPLLGYCKVGEERLLVYEYMKYGSLDDVLHDQKKGIKLSWSARRKIAIGSARGLAFLHHNCIPHIIHRDMKSSNVLVDENLEARVSDFGMARLMSAMDTHLSVSTLAGTPGYVPPEYYQSFRCSTKGDVYSYGVVLLELLTGRRPTDSADFGDNNLVGWVKQHAKLKISDVFDPELMKEDPTLEIELLQHLKVACACLDDRPWRRPTMIQVMAMFKEIQAGSGMDSQSTIGTDDGGFGAVEMVEMSIKEDPEPGKQ from the coding sequence ATGAAACCCCACAGACCCGTTTCACCACCCTTCTTTCTTCTTCTGCTTCTTCTTCTCTTCTTCCTCTCTGCAACTCCTTCTTCTTCTGCAGCTTACAAAGACTCCCAGAACCTCTTGAGCTTCAAATACTCTCTTCCCAAACCTACCCTTCTCTCCAATTGGCTCCCTGACCAAAACCCATGTCTGTTCTCCGGCGTCTTCTGCAAACAAACCCGGGTCTCCTCCATCGACCTCAGCTTAATCCCCTTGTCCACCAACCTCACTGTCGTCTCCACTTTCTTAATGACCATTGATTCTCTTCAATCCCTCACTCTCAAAACCACCGCCCTCTCCGGCCCGGTTTCTTTTCCGGCGAAATCCAAGTGCAGCCCTCTCCTCACCTCCATAGATCTTGCTCAGAACACCTTGTCCGGCCCAATCTCTACTCTCTCCAACTTGGGCTCCTGCTCCGGTTTAAAGTCTCTCAACCTCTCCTCTAATCTACTCGATTTCAATGTCAAAGACTCCACCCCGTTCGGCCTCTCGCTCCATGTCCTCGACCTCTCCTTCAACAAGATTTCCGGCCCCGCCGTGCCGTGGATCTTATCCAACGGCTGTGCTGAGCTCGTGCAACTAGTCCTCAAGGGGAACAAGATCACCGGGGACATGAGTGTCTCCGGGTGCAAGAAGCTCGAGATTCTTGATTTCTCCTCGAACAATTTCACCCTCGAGATTCCATCGTTCGGCGACTGCTTGGTTCTCGACCGCCTCGACATCTCCGGGAACAAATTATCCGGCGACGTCGCAAATGCTCTCTCTTCCTGCAGCCACCTCACGTTTCTCAACCTCTCCATCAACCATTTCTCAGGCCAGATTCCGGCCGTTCCCGCCGAGAAGCTTAAGTTCCTCTCCCTCTCCGGGAACGAGTTCCAAGGTACAATTCCACCCAGCTTGCTGGGTTCATGCGAGTCGCTACTGGAGCTTGATCTTTCGATGAACAATCTCTCCGGTACTGTTCCCGACGCATTAAGCTCGTGTGCTTCGCTGGAGACTCTCGACATTTCCGGCAACTTCTTCACCGGCGAGCTGCCCGTCGAGACTTTATTGAAGCTCAGCAAGTTGAAGTCTGTGTCTCTTTCTCTCAACGATTTCGTGGGCACTCTGCCGCGTTCTCTCTCCAAGCTTGCGCATTTGGAGAGCTTGGATCTCAGCTCCAACAATTTCACCGGTTCTGTTCCGAGCTGGCTCTGTGAAGGTCCCGGGAACAGCTGGAAGGAGCTGTATCTTCAGAACAATAAGTTTGGCGGGACTATTCCTCCATCTATTAGCAACTGTACTCAGCTTGTGGCGCTAGATTTGAGCTTCAATTATCTCACTGGCACCATCCCTTCGAGCTTGGGGTCATTGTCGAAGCTGAGAGACTTGATCCTTTGGTTGAATCAGCTCAGCGGGGAGATTCCGCAGGAGCTGATGTATCTCGGGTCACTGGAGAATCTTATTCTCGACTTCAATGAGCTGACCGGGACGATTCCTGTTGGGCTGAGCAACTGCACCAACTTGAGCTGGATTTCGCTGGCCAACAACAAGTTGAGTGGCGAGATTCCTGCCTGGATTGGGAAGCTTCCGAAGCTGGCGATACTTAAGCTCAGTAACAACTCGTTCTATGGGAACATCCCACCGGAGCTGGGTGACTGTAAGAGCTTGATATGGTTGGATCTCAATACAAACTTGTTGAATGGTTCAATCCCTCCTGGGCTTTTCAAACAATCTGGCAACATTGCGGTGAATTTTGTTGCTTCCAAGACGTATGTGTATATCAAGAATGATGGAAGTAAGGAGTGCCATGGAGCAGGGAACTTGCTCGAGTTTGCTGGGATAAGGCAAGAGCAATTGACCAGGCTATCGACCAGAAACCCCTGCAACTTCACTAGAGTTTATAGAGGTATTCTCCAACCAACATTTAATCACAATGGGACGATGATTTTTCTTGATATTTCACATAATAGGTTATCCGGTAGCATTCCAAAAGAGATTGGGAGTATGTACTATCTCTATATTCTGAATTTGGGCCATAATAATATATCTGGAGCGATTCCAGAAGAGCTTGGGAAATTGAAGGACCTGAACATTCTTGATCTCTCGAGCAACAGCCTTGATGGAAGCATTCCTCAGACTTTGGTTGGCCTTTCCATGCTGATGGAGATTGATTTGTCAAACAATCATCTGTCTGGAATGATTCCAGATTCAGGGCAGTTTGAGACATTCCCTGCTTACAGATTCATGAACAATTCAGACCTTTGTGGCTACCCATTAAATCCCTGTGGAGCTGCTTCTGGGGCAAATGGAAATGGGCACCAGAAGTCTCATCGACAAGCGTCCTTGGCAGGCAGTGTGGCAATGGGGCTACTGTTCTCCCTTTTCTGCATCTTTGGTTTGCTTATTGTTTTAATCGAAACCAGGAAAAGGCGGAAAAAGAAGGATTCAAGTCTTGATGTTTATGTGGACAGTCGTTCCCACTCGGGTACTGCCTGGAAGCTAACAGGTGCCCGAGAAGCATTGAGCATTAACCTTTCCACATTTGAGAAGCCACTTCAAAAGCTCACATTTGCAGATCTTCTTGAGGCTACCAATGGTTTCCACAATGACAGTCTTATTGGCTCTGGTGGTTTTGGTGATGTATACAAGGCCCAATTGAAGGATGGCAGCATTGTAGCCATCAAGAAATTGATCCATATCAGTGGACAAGGTGATCGTGAATTCACTGCTGAAATGGAAACTATCGGGAAGATCAAGCACCGAAACCTTGTTCCGCTCCTTGGATACTGTAAAGTAGGAGAAGAACGGCTTTTAGTTTACGAGTACATGAAGTATGGGAGTTTAGATGATGTTTTACATGACCAGAAGAAAGGTATCAAGCTGAGTTGGTCTGCAAGGAGGAAGATTGCCATTGGGTCTGCAAGGGGACTGGCCTTTCTTCACCACAATTGCATTCCTCACATCATTCATAGGGACATGAAATCGAGCAACGTCCTGGTCGATGAGAACTTGGAAGCCAGGGTCTCCGATTTTGGAATGGCAAGGCTTATGAGTGCAATGGACACTCATTTGAGTGTGAGCACTCTGGCAGGCACACCTGGTTATGTCCCTCCAGAATACTACCAGAGCTTCAGATGTTCTACAAAAGGCGATGTTTATAGTTATGGTGTAGTATTGCTCGAGCTGCTAACAGGAAGACGTCCTACAGATTCAGCTGATTTTGGTGACAATAATCTTGTTGGTTGGGTGAAACAGCATGCTAAATTAAAAATAAGTGATGTTTTTGATCCAGAGCTCATGAAAGAGGACCCGACCCTAGAGATTGAGCTGTTGCAGCACTTAAAGGTAGCTTGCGCCTGTTTGGATGATAGGCCGTGGCGCCGCCCTACGATGATTCAAGTCATGGCAATGTTCAAGGAGATCCAAGCAGGATCCGGAATGGATTCCCAGTCAACCATAGGCACTGACGATGGAGGTTTTGGTGCAGTTGAGATGGTTGAGATGAGCATAAAAGAAGACCCTGAACCGGGCAAGCAGTAG
- the LOC101312765 gene encoding NADP-dependent alkenal double bond reductase P1-like, translating to MTEVNNKQVILRNYITAFPKDTDLYVTSSSVSTKFKLPTDTATATSNSKVLAVIVKNLYLSCDPYQRLYMKKIAGLSTYTPGSPIFGYGVAEVLDSQHPDFKAGDLVWGTTNWEQFSLLTTPKNLIKIQHTETDVPLSYYAGILGITGLTSYVGFYEVCSPKEGEHIFISAAAGAVGQIVGQLAKLLGCYVVGSAGTKEKVDLLKNKLGFDEAFNYKEENDLDLALKRYFPEGIDIYFDNVGGKMLDAVLLNMRVHGRIAGCGMISQYNLAQPEGVTNLMHLVVKRVSYHGFTVRDYYHVYPKFLDFILPYLRQGKIVYVEDMVKGLEVAPAALFGLFKGHNIGKQVVAVDHE from the exons ATGACAGAAGTGAATAACAAACAGGTGATATTGAGGAACTATATCACCGCCTTCCCGAAAGATACAGACTTATACGTGACCAGCTCTTCTGTCAGTACCAAGTTCAAGCTTCCTACTGACACTGCTACTGCTACTTCAAATTCAAAGGTACTTGCAGTTATAGTGAAGAACCTCTACCTCTCTTGCGACCCCTACCAGCGGCTTTACATGAAAAAGATCGCTGGACTCAGCACCTATACACCCGGCTCA CCAATATTTGGGTATGGAGTGGCTGAAGTTTTGGACTCGCAGCACCCAGATTTTAAGGCAGGTGACTTAGTTTGGGGGACTACCAATTGGGAACAATTCAGCCTTCTAACAACACCCAAAAACCTCATCAAAATCCAGCATACTGAGACTGATGTCCCTCTTTCATATTATGCTGGAATTCTCGGCATTACTGGGTTGACCTCGTACGTAGGTTTTTACGAGGTTTGTTCACCCAAGGAAGGAGAACATATCTTCATTTCAGCAGCAGCTGGTGCTGTTGGTCAGATTGTTGGGCAACTCGCAAAATTGTTGGGATGTTATGTTGTTGGAAGTGCCGGTACTAAGGAGAAG GTTGATCTGTTGAAGAATAAATTGGGGTTCGACGAGGCTTTCAACTACAAAGAAGAGAATGACTTGGATCTGGCTTTGAAAAG GTACTTTCCAGAAGGCATTGATATATATTTTGATAATGTTGGGGGCAAAATGTTGGATGCAGTCCTCCTAAACATGAGAGTCCATGGACGAATTGCTGGTTGTGGAATGATCTCGCAATACAATCTTGCTCAGCCGGAAGGGGTAACAAATTTGATGCACCTCGTAGTCAAGCGTGTAAGCTACCATGGATTTACAGTCCGCGATTACTATCATGTCTACCCCAAGTTCTTAGATTTCATTCTGCCTTACTTACGACAAGGAAAGATCGTTTACGTGGAAGACATGGTTAAAGGCCTCGAGGTTGCACCAGCAGCACTGTTCGGACTTTTTAAGGGTCACAACATTGGAAAACAAGTAGTTGCAGTTGATCATGAATGA